The genome window GTTCCTATTTCTTTCTGCCATTTCTTACATAACTGATCAGTGGGTGTCCACTGTGTTTTCCTCTGGTTTGAAAGTGTTTTCAGTTCTCTATCACCAGGAGGCAGCCACAGTTCTTCTCATTTATGTTCTTCCTACCTGCTTATACTGCCAGTGACGGACCACCAGTGGAGAACAATGTCTGTCCCGGACCACAGTCTCCAGCAGGGTGGTGGACCCAATCTAGTGAATATTGATGTTATGCGGAACCACTCCGAGCTCTTCAGAGCAGAATGCTTGAGGCTGATATTAGAAACTGACAAAGCATGCAAACGCATGCAAAATGATGACAACAAGCGACTAGGTAAgtaggaaaataaaaatcagctaGCACTAAGGAAGATTTTGCAAAGACTACAGAGGTggactgttgtgtttttttcttctgcttctcaGATCAGCGGGTCAGAGACATCCAGTTTCTGAAGAAGGAGTTGGAGCTGAAGTTGGAGGAGATTATTGTGGAGATTGATGACCTCATAGCGATGAAAGCCAGAGTGGTGAAAGCCTTGGAGGCATGCAAAGAGCCTCTGAGAGTCACCGTTCTCTGTGTGGAGGAGAGGTTAGGCTGGAAAATGATGGAGTAGAGAGGATCTTGAACAATCAGAAgaacaatgcattatatttagttactttacCTCTGAAACTTCCCTTGCTACTCACATCTAACCTGTCTTAGATTTGGCAGCTATTGTTAGTGTTCAGTAACTCCATACATAAAGTCTAAACGTTCAACACCACTTTCTCTTACTATGAAGCTTacgtaaaaatgaaaaaactaaactatAAAGCACTTTAGAAGGAAGAATACCTACCCCACTTCCCCTCAATAAGTTTAAAGCACATCCATCATCCATTTTCtatgcagacattttgacttgtcaaacacaagTGTAACTCATTTATTAATAATGGTGTGGCCCGCTGGTGCACCGAAATGGAACAGAGTCATCATTACCGTTCACCTGTTTTTATTGCTatcacaagtcaaaatgtttgctgtgaaaaaagaaTCACAGGAAGGCTGGAACCTTACACAGGATGCTTTGGGTGAGGGGGAGGCTCTACTCTGGACAGGTCACCAGTCTGTTACAGGGCTAACTCACAGAACCTGCAGACCAATTTAAGGGTTGGATCCCTCGAAGGATCCCTCAAAGGATGGGTGGTCCATGGGAGGACCTGAAGGTCGGGCTAAACCTAAACCTTAGACCAAAACTAATGATGCGTTCAGGCAGTCCTTATTATTTGTATAGTCAAAATGTACAACTTTATCACCAGGAAGTTGCCCCAAAAAATGGATAAAAacgtaggtttggatttttcaAGTTTATCTCAATACAGTACTCACATACCATATGTGTGTTGAGACTTATTGGtggctgtaatcattcctcctctccgTACTGGAAAGCTAAATTTAGACAAATTAAGTCGGTATCTTTGAAAAGCACTGTTGTACACAGGCAGAATTAGGCCTACAacactattttgtttttacagggAAGAAAGAGGGTTGATCAGAGTATTTATGTGAAatgtgcagcagcagtaaagATAAGCAGATGAGtaatgttctttttcttctctggcCTGCAGAATGAAACGTCTGtcctctgtgaggctgcatgATGATGTGGACAGAGAGCTGCTGAAGGAGAGGGAGGTTTTTGAGGGCGTGGCTTCCCTTCTGCAGCGTGTATTAGAGCAGATCACTGAGCAGATACGGTAAGGGAGACGGACTAGGTATGATTATATAGACTCTATAATGCAGATCTCAAAAGTATGCAGACCTTTTGGATTTTCTAACGTTTAGCGTCTTGAAACCTGGAAGGAAAACCAAATCACTGGAGACAGTTGCCAGTAAAACCAAGAcgaaacatgttgttttgtgttccaGATTGAACCGATCTGCCAAGTACCAGCTAGAGCAGGATCTGAAGGAGAAATCTGAGGCTCAGTGCATTGACAACTCCTGTGCCTTAATGACCCCCCATTCCATCAACAACCTGCAGAAGTCCAAAAACACCCAAACTGTTCTGCCAAGGTGAACTACCTTGTTCTTGTTTACTGCATAAAGACGGGGAAATGATATGACGTCTATGTTTTTAAGACCTttggaaattaaacatttttggatGATTTGAAATCATTGCCAGTGTATGTCAAGAAGgggtctgtcatgttctcttcAAGGCTCCTACACAGATCTGGGAAGtctggaaaaaaagacattttgttctTCATCTGTTTTgaaacctctccctctctcagctTGGCAGTGACTCCAAAGCAGTGGGAGAACATCTCAGACATCAACATAGCCAAAGCGGAGCAGCAGAAGAACAACTCTGTGTCCTTACGGGCCCTGGTGGAGTCTCTCCTGGAGCAGACGGCCACTGACATGCAGAAGCAGGTCCAGGCCACCACAGCAGCCTTTCAGCTGAACACCCAGGAGATCAAGTCTGCCAAGAGCCAGATGGAGGATCAACTGGCCGAGGTAGGGCAGATGAATGTATGGTGTATAtatggcagagagagagagtgacaggaaGGGAAAGTCAGGCAGTGTGAGGCAGATGTTATAATAAAAGTGAGAGAGAGTCGCTTTGTTTTGATATATCATGTAAGTATTgagtttttattaaaattctGATATTAGTTGACCAGAGATGATCCTTTCATTAAGGATGGGTAATAATGTGATTGACTTTTTTCTAATGGACTTTAGGATCCCATCGGATCATACTGGAGTCGATACTAATATTGCTTTAATAGCACATGGTTTAAatgtccagtatgtaacatttaggaggagctattggcagaaatggaatataatatttctaagttttcattagtgtataatcatctgaaaataagaatcattttgttttcgttaccttagaataagccgtttttatctacctaggaagcaggtccccttccacggaggtcgccatgttgttCCGCCATGTTGttccgccatgtttctacagtagcccagaacggacaaaccaaacactggctctagatagtgCCGTTTGCGTATTTCgtgagttttgcggccaccatagtttctcctacacgcttggaaggggagggcgaggcgagcggtattcaaatggttgcaatctgcaatttcaccgctagatgccactaaatcctacgcactggacctttaaatgctGTTGTGTTGCATTTGCATAAATCAATATACATGATATAATGTTACTGTCCCTTGTATCGTGACACAGCATGCAACAGTTggctaacagtccaaaactatttaaattagtctctgctttttaaaacactaCTTTTTGCAAATGGTCAAGCCGTTGCAGAAAGCCCACATTTTGCAGAGaaactgtggccacaagtgtgACACAGCAATATCTTTCTAAAGTTCACTAGTGTATTGAATTAAGCAAAGGTGCGTTTTGTGGCTACTTAATTCAAATTTTATTATGTACGAGGAAGAATGTATTATTTCGTCTTTCAAAAGTTCCATAATCTCGCTGCAAAGTATCTGACTTCATATCTGTATTTGAGTGTGGACAGACAGTGTGGACAGTTCATGGTTCAATACTGGTAGATATAGAAATAATTGGCTCTGACTGTGGGTTTAAAGACTTAAGCATGTTAATTGTGCAAAGACTGTACAATGTTTAAAGGATTGCTACACCatactgacaaaaacaaacaaacaagtacTTCTAGTGGTATTCTATTTAGCcattgattatttcattttagtaTGTATAGAACTGTTGTGTCATAGTAGCAATAGCATGATATCATTTTGAAAATACTGGTTGACCCTGGTGTGACACCTCTATCCCCTCTAGATTCTGTCTGAGTTTGCCAGCCAGCAAAGGGTCAGAGAGGATCTCCGAGTGGCCATCACAGAGAATGAACATGTTCTGAGTTTGGCCCAGGCCCGGCTGGCTTTGCGCCGCCAGAGGCCTGCCAAAGAGCAATGCTATGATCCAGCACAGTCCCAGCTCTTCACAGAGGTCCAGCAGCTCACCGCTCACATCACCAAGTAAGGCCAGGACACATTCGCTTCTGATGTGAAGGGACaaggcaaaacatttttcaaaagcgATACAGTGAAAGATTAATGATGCCTGTGTGGACACACAGCTGATAGTTTACATAGGCTATAACCAAGATATCTAGaatataaatacaacaaatgGCAAAAATCCAAACATTATGATGAtgcaaaatacaattttaacatttcaaaaaatgtaatgagTGTAAGAAAGCATAATGAAGGTTTTCAAGGTATTCGTTGTTAATGGCTGGTTCGGACGGATTGCGTAGGTgtgactgatttaaaaaaactactgATTTCCTGTTTTCGACCACCGTTCTTCCCATATTGGCGTACTGTTTAGCGATATAACCATTTAGGACAAGTCATCACGTGGCATCTCTTTATCTCTGTACTCTCAGACTGTGTGCAGCAGTGGCCCagtcagaggaggagcagagggctCTGGTTCGCTGCCAGCTGGAGCTGCAGGAAAACATCGAGATCAAGGCCCACTCCCTCTACATTGACGAGGTCATCTGCGCCCAGCACAGGGAGCCCGTTATCATACACAACTTCTGAGCAGTCAGCAACGTCTGAGCAGTCAGCAACGTCTGAGCAGTCAGCAACGTCTGAGCAGTCAGCAACGTCTGAGCAGCCAGCAACTTGAGCGGTTGACAAATACCCAGTATTTCTTTCAAAATGCAGTTAAATAAAATTCACTTTGAAATATATGTGTGAATCTAGTTCTCTTTCATATGGTCTAAACAAGGTTTCACATtgtctttctttactttattCTAAAGGTCTTCAGTGTGAGAGTTGTATAACGTTTTTTGTGCTGTCTGACAAATTCTCAGTAATGGTTCCACTGTCCTATAAGTGTGTCTGAGACCCTCATTAAAAGCTTGCATTTTACCTAATATACAAAACccttgaattattttttatttaaaaaatgagctgtggcagaatttattattttgtatgttgttCATATTTCACTTAATGATCTTACAAAACATAACGCCCACAACATTAGCCTAAATAATGTTGGTAAGATTAGCTTAATCTGATATTTCCCTCTTACTctaaacacactaacacattaACTATACTATATACTAACACCCAGACTCCATATGGGCCAAGAAAATTACTCAGTTGTCACAGGAATTTGCTTCTGCAGTATGTTAATACgtatttgaaataaatgaactAGATTTTGCCATGTAAAccttttatgcattttattgcACTTTAGCATCATCCGATCCATTTCTCTATTAACTGATACTAAATTGCTCAATATGTTTCTGACTCAAAACATTCTATTCACTGGTTTAGACAGAGCGTTTAGCGTTACAGTTTACTATTTGTATTTAACAAAAGGAACAttacaaacaatacatttaaacaaaaataaatcaaaagtcGGCCAATAACAAAATTGCATTTCAACAGCCCAAATGCTTGTCTTCCATCCCTTTACGAATGACAAAGATCTCTGAAGCAGCTTGGCCATTCTGAGGagttctctctctttatttcaaGAGAAGGTGAATTTGGCACTTCACctaaaaacacagaggagggggggggggggctcttaCCATAGGAACTTTTCAACAATGTGTACACAAATCTCGTGTGACGCAGGGATGTTACCTTATGCCGACGTAGTGTGACGAGGGGCAGGGCCAGATGACAGTGGGGGCAGATGCTGATCTGGTCTGGGTCACCTCCATCACCCCAGGGACCACTGCTGGGTCTGTCTGACAGGGCGGTTGCCTTATAGGCGCTGCTTAGCCAAGAAGTGGCCCCGTGCCTGGGGAAAGAGTCTGCCTCTGCcgcttcatcttcatcttcccaCGTGGTTGTTGGAACACACTCCAGCTGGTATGGGGGATACAGACAAAAGGTATTACTGTAATGACGACTTGGTGCAAAATGCTGTACAGTGGATTTTGCCttaaaacaagaagaaagaacacATTCTTTCCcttacaaattaaaagttgaatTCCTAAGCAGTGAAACACACCCTTGCTCAGTTCAATACACTATGATGCGACTAGTAGCTTACGGTGGCTAAAGTTAGCAAACTTTATGTAAATATTGCTGTATAACACAGTCTTGCTTTAAACCTGTAATAATTAGGTTTTTTGCCACGTGGGGGCTGTGGAATCAAATTGTGAACACTTTGAACATtgacatcaccttttaaattgatatggtgaacttgttagcaaataattgcttttttacacatccagcagtcacGGAGCACCGttagtattcatttggagtggtgttt of Siniperca chuatsi isolate FFG_IHB_CAS linkage group LG7, ASM2008510v1, whole genome shotgun sequence contains these proteins:
- the tekt1 gene encoding tektin-1; the protein is MSVPDHSLQQGGGPNLVNIDVMRNHSELFRAECLRLILETDKACKRMQNDDNKRLDQRVRDIQFLKKELELKLEEIIVEIDDLIAMKARVVKALEACKEPLRVTVLCVEERMKRLSSVRLHDDVDRELLKEREVFEGVASLLQRVLEQITEQIRLNRSAKYQLEQDLKEKSEAQCIDNSCALMTPHSINNLQKSKNTQTVLPSLAVTPKQWENISDINIAKAEQQKNNSVSLRALVESLLEQTATDMQKQVQATTAAFQLNTQEIKSAKSQMEDQLAEILSEFASQQRVREDLRVAITENEHVLSLAQARLALRRQRPAKEQCYDPAQSQLFTEVQQLTAHITKLCAAVAQSEEEQRALVRCQLELQENIEIKAHSLYIDEVICAQHREPVIIHNF